CCAGGGATGAACGTCACATTTAATTTTTACCATCACTTCTGCTTTTTTGAAACTGCGCTCCCTGACATCACCTTGCTTGGGCATGCCAAAATTAAACGACCTATTTATTTTTGGTAATGCATGGATATTATGCAGAAGGGGGTCGCTGTTCAATATTTTTATGGTTTGGCCGGTTTGGACGCCAAAAACATGCGGGTGATAACTGCAGCCTTTTTGATCGATAACCGCTTGCTCTGTCGGCGGATCATATGATCCGCTGATACCTTCTTTCACATAAACAAATACGTATTTGAGGGTGTTATTGTCATTAACAACGACGTTCTGGGGATAGACTCTCTCTTCGTGAAAAGCTGCACATTCCGCATCGTGTTTAATAGGTCTCATCCTGGGCGCTTCACCGGTAAAATTTATGGTTCCTGAAACGGTTGCAGTTCCGGCGGGACCCATAGATGCGGTTTTTGTTGCACTTGGAGCTTTGTCTTCAGAAGTGGAATCGCCTCCACCACCACAACCCAACGTTATTGCCAAATAAGAAACAAATATCGACAATATAAATAACTTAATGATTTTCATTGATTAGCTCTCCTATACTTTAGTTAATGGAATTTGTTGATTTCAATTATTGTACTGGATATAAATAAGGGTTACAGAATAAAGAAAATATTGCCTAACCGTGCACTGCGTGTAGATAATCTTCAAGATATACAACTAAACTCATTAATTTCTATCGAAATAATAAGATTGGAAAGTGTAAAGAAAAAAAAATAAAATGTCAAGAGAAAATTAGGTATTAAAATAGTTTAGAAAATTTTGAATTGATATATTAGCTAATTAAATCAAAAATTTAACATCTAAGAATTTAGGATTCCGAAAATTATGGAATGGCTCTGGGAAATATACAAAGAATATGTCACTAAAAAATTTGAAATAAGTGGCCATTCCAGCCCGTCAAATGATGAGATGCAGGAATTATTCATAAAAGTGATCAGTGAATCTACGGTTACGGTTTTGGTTCAAGAGCCTTGGCACAACTCGATACAATTTAAGGGACTGGCTAAATATAACGTGAAAGACAATATGAAATTAATTAACCACACAATGGATTATCTTTTGGCTCTTTACGGAGGGGGTAAGTATAAACTTAATTTTCATCACGGTTGGAATTTCGTTGGCACCAGGAATTTCAAGCCTGAAGGGGAACCCAAATGGGAAGATTTGCCAGGGATTAGCTTTTAAAATGAGGATGGATCTGTTTTGTTAGGACTGGTAGGTGCAATATGGGGATTTAGTGGATTAATGTTAATCATCGTGTATGCCATTATTCGGTTAACACCTATTGCAATAGATACTTTTTCGTACAATCTTTTGTGGTACCATTGGCTCGTACTTATTCTCAATACTATTTTCATGGCCCATTCGGAAGGTTACCGAGGTTTCCACAAGGGCTTTGCGCCAAGGGTAGTCGCACGTTGTAAATACCTCAAAAACCATCCTAAGTTTCTCCATGTTTTTTTCGCACCTCTTTTCGCAGCCGGTTATTTTTTCTCTACCAGAAAGAGAGTATTTCACATTTTTGGTTTAACCGTCATGATTATTGTCTTTATTCAAATTATTCACCGCCTGGACCAACCCTGGCGTGGATTGCTGGATGTGGGCGTAGTCTCAGGGCTTACTTGGGGAACTATCTCGTTATTCATTTTTGCAATTCGTGCTATGACTGCCGAAAAATATGAATATTCGCCGGAACTTCCCGGACACCACGGATAATGCTGAGAATCCAATGGATTACTTCAATGTGAATTTCTCGCGGATACAATCGAATTACCGGTCGAAGTATGACCCAAACTATCCCATGGCAGAGTTATTCAGGACAACCTAAATATAAATATTGCGGTGGATA
This candidate division KSB1 bacterium DNA region includes the following protein-coding sequences:
- a CDS encoding carboxypeptidase regulatory-like domain-containing protein, whose translation is MKIIKLFILSIFVSYLAITLGCGGGGDSTSEDKAPSATKTASMGPAGTATVSGTINFTGEAPRMRPIKHDAECAAFHEERVYPQNVVVNDNNTLKYVFVYVKEGISGSYDPPTEQAVIDQKGCSYHPHVFGVQTGQTIKILNSDPLLHNIHALPKINRSFNFGMPKQGDVRERSFKKAEVMVKIKCDVHPWMSAYCGVVDHPYFSVSGDDGTFTIKNLPAGEYVIEAWQEEYGTSTQSITVGDGESKTVNFAFGKESAN